A genomic segment from Mus caroli chromosome 17, CAROLI_EIJ_v1.1, whole genome shotgun sequence encodes:
- the Mdc1 gene encoding mediator of DNA damage checkpoint protein 1 isoform X1 → MESTQVIDWDAEEEEETELSSGSLGYSVEPIGQLRLFSGTHGPERDFPLYLGKNVVGRSPDCSVALPFPSISKQHAVIEISAWNKAPILQDCGSLNGTQIVKPPRVLPPGVSHRLRDQELILFADFPCQYHRLDVPPPLVPRSLLTIEKTPRIRIGSQNSRVLLAEDSEEEGDFPSGRCVANGPRNTASPSATVVPESDEEVSSPAPSVPGPSSPFGLGSDTDEEQGQQPGVEESSLADSSGAAGEAEQPGANGMTAGIQAQPTEHKLKDTKVKKEAGRAGVSDGSVLEKSPTLGEDSDTEVDEEHKPGFVDSETDVEEERIPVTPSVAPVKKKQVLLAVGIGDPGAPGVAHLQDSLAGSGTDVEDKTALDVPLERNHTPMVINSDTDEEEEEEVSAALTLAHLKERGIALWSRDPGAEEVKSQPQVLVERSQSASGRDSDTDVEEESSGQKRKIVPDSPMDVDEALTVTQPESQPPRRPNDADEYMDMSSPDSHLVVNQASFAVVGKTRAQVEEEVPGPSVILGEKHQVPLEGAQPPEEAWETAVQEGSSSPEAAASVRPSQQPVAEDAGTECATAFSEQESTLEVGAQSGSPAAPVEQVVIYTDTSGNPTLPQREGAQTPTGREREAHVGRTKHAKECCDEPEDVCLPATQCFVEGESQHPEAVQSLENEPTQLFPCTLPQEPGPSHLSPPTPGADTLDVPWEVLATQPFCLREQSETSEPQLIDTHEAHGSRPSLPREPPGHQHLVHTSPVHTELLRIEGREIQTVEKAMGIPKEMADRMTPEREPLEREIRGRTENSERDVIGEELIQGTEDREPKVLARDSHRKEADKDLEGNRESLEVEIEMSKDSQKRERKVEKPEPKREWEPADLEVTPDRGVTEEGSHDQKGQIASLTLKPGVGVKDLEGLASAPIISGSRADGGKGDPLSPGRQQRGRLSCQTTPAGKASRGDPEPPDHCLFSSVPEASTQSLLPSQSQKQSTTQPLLSTSSSEIPLPESLHTKPNVRPRRSSRMTPSPHSSAALKPYTTCPTNQPAASRPTSRPTRGRANRSSTRTPELTVPADPELQPSTSTAQPVIPKLTSQVTEGRVHSSVKMPEPVLTGPEIQSPTSTEQSVTPDLKPRATRGRQSKSLNKTPEPLISTGPELQPPTSIEQPVIPKPTSRVTRGRPRKTSVRTPESVVSTGPELQPLTSIEQPVIPEPRATRGRPSKSSIKTPEPVVPTGPELQPLTSAKQPVTPNLTSRASRGRSSKSTRTPEPIVQTGPEFHPSTSTEQPDTHEPSSQGRTRRSSVRTPESSVPTTPELQPFTSKKQPTPKPTALVTRGRTYKPSTEDCESVGPVAPDFEPSTSIDHLVTPKVTGQSLTQSSPLSASPVSSTPDLKPPVPIAQPVTPEPIPQANHQRKRRATGKQGSRTVPMGHKSYSALSEPEPQSSASQSSGASEADSPRQKRPRRQASQKTIVIKEEPVETEVKEEPQETAIPTPEKRKRDHAEEESQGKPTRSRRTKPNQETAPKVLFTGVVDSRGERAVLALGGSLASSVNEASHLVTDRIRRTVKFLCALGKGIPILSLNWLYQSRKAGCFLPPDDYLVTDPEQEKNFSFSLRDSLCRARERRLLEDYEIHVTPGVQPPPPQMGEIISCCGGTFLPNMPHSYKLHRVIITCTEDLPRCAIPSRLGLPLLSPEFLLTGVLKQEATPEAFVFSNLEMSST, encoded by the exons ATGGAAAGCACCCAGGTGATTGACTGGGAtgctgaagaagaggaagagacagaactATCCAGTGGCTCCTTGGGGTATAGTGTGGAGCCTATAGGGCAGCTACGTCTCTTCAGTGGTACTCATGGACCAGAAAGAG ATTTCCCCCTCTACCTTGGCAAGAATGTCGTTGGTCGAAGCCCTGACTGCTCTGTGGCCCTGCCTTTTCCATCCATCTCCAAACAGCATGCAGTAATTGAAATCTCTGCTTGGAACAAAGCCCCTATTCTCCAGGATTGTGGGAGCCTCAATGGCACTCAAATCGTAAAACCTCCTAGGGTCCTACCTCCTGGAGTGAGCCATCGTCTGAGGGACCAGGAATTAATTCTGTTTGCAGATTTTCCCTGCCAATACCATCGCCTAGATGTCCCACCACCCTTGGTCCCTCGGAGTCTTCTAACTATAGAGAAAACCCCCAGGATACGGATAGGATCCCAAAATTCCAGAGTTTTGTTGGCTGAGGATTCAGAGGAAGAAGGGG ATTTTCCTTCTGGAAGGTGTGTGGCGAATGGACCAAGGAATACAGCATCCCCTTCAGCAACAGTAGTTCCAGAAAG tgATGAAGAGGTCTCTTCTCCGGCCCCAAGTGTCCCCGGGCCATCTTCACCCTTTGGTTTGGGTAGTGACACCGATGAAGAACAAGGTCAGCAACCAGGAGTCGAGGAGTCCTCTTTAGCTGACAGCAGTGGTGCTGCAGGGGAGGCTGAGCAGCCTGGAGCTAACGGAATGACAGCTGGCATACAGGCTCAGCCCACTGAGCACAAGTTGAAGGACACAAAAGTCaagaaggaggcaggcagggcaggggtCTCAGATGGGTCAGTTCTGGAGAAGAGCCCCACTCTTGGGGAGGACAgtgacacagaagtggatgaagAACACAAACCTGGGTTTGTGGACAGTGAGACAGATGTGGAAGAAGAGAGGATCCCGGTGACCCCCTCTGTAGCCCCTGTGAAGAAAAAACAAGTGCTGCTTGCAGTTGGTATAGGAGATCCTGGAGCACCTGGTGTGGCACATCTGCAGGACAGCCTAGCTGGTAGTGGCACAGATGTGGAGGACAAGACTGCACTGGATGTTCCTCTAGAGAGAAACCACACACCCATGGTGATCAACAGTGAtacagatgaggaggaggaggaggaggtctcAGCAGCACTCACCTTGGCCCATCTGAAAGAGAGAGGAATTGCTTTGTGGAGTAGAGACCCAGGCGCAGAAGAGGTCAAGTCCCAACCACAGGTCCTTGTAGAACGAAGCCAGAGTGCCTCTGGGAGAGACAGTGACACGGATGTGGAGGAGGAATCCTCAGGGCAAAAGAGAAAGATTGTCCCAGACAGTCCCATGGATGTAGATGAGGCTCTTACTGTCACACAGCCAGAGAGCCAGCCTCCCCGTAGGCCCAATGATGCAGATGAGTACATGGATATGAGCTCCCCTGACAGCCATCTAGTGGTAAATCAGGCCTCCTTTGCTGTGGTAGGCAAGACCAGAGCACAAGTGGAGGAGGAAGTCCCAGGGCCATCTGTTATCCTGGGGGAGAAGCACCAGGTGCCTCTAGAGGGAGCCCAGCCTCCTGAGGAAGCCTGGGAAACAGCTGTACAGGAAGGCTCATCCTCACCAGAGGCAGCAGCCTCTGTAAGGCCTAGCCAGCAGCCAGTAGCAGAAGATGCTGGGACAGAGTGTGCTACAGCTTTTTCTGAGCAGGAAAGTACTCTTGAGGTGGGGGCCCAAAGCGGGTCACCTGCAGCACCAGTGGAGCAAGTGGTGATATATACAGATACTTCAGGGAATCCCACCCTGCCACAGAGAGAGGGAGCCCAAACCcccacaggaagggagagagaagcacaTGTGGGCAGAACCAAGCATGCCAAAGAGTGTTGTGATG AACCTGAAGATGTGTGCCTTCCAGCTACCCAGTGCTTTGTAGAAGGGGAGAGCCAGCACCCAGAAG CAGTCCAGAGTTTGGAAAATGAGCCTACCCAGCTCTTCCCATGTACTCTTCCACAAGAGCCAGGACCTTCCCATCTCAGCCCTCCGACTCCAG GTGCAGATACCTTGGATGTGCCTTGGGAAGTCTTGGCTACACAGCCGTTCTGTCTAAGAGAACAGTCAGAGACTTCTGAGCCCCAGCTCATTGATACCCATGAAGCTCATGGATCTCGACCATCTCTGCCTAGGGAACCACCAGGACACCAACATCTGGTTCATACCAGCCCAGTTCACACAGAGCTGTTGAGAATTGAAGGCAGAGAGATACAGACTGTGGAGAAAGCCATGGGTATACCAAAGGAAATGGCAGACAGGATGACCCCAGAGAGAGAGCCATTGGAGCGGGAAATCAGGGGAAGAACAGAAAACAGTGAGAGAGATGTGATAGGAGAAGAACTAATtcaggggacagaggacagagagccAAAGGTGTTAGCTAGAGACAGTCACAGAAAAGAGGCTGACAAGGATCTTGAAGGGAATAGGGAGAGTTTGGAGGTAGAAATAGAGATGTCCAAAGattcacagaagagagagagaaaagtagagAAACCAGAACCAAAGAGAGAATGGGAGCCAGCTGATTTAGAAGTGACCCCAGATAGAGGGGTGACAGAGGAAGGGAGCCATGATCAGAAAGGGCAAATTGCTAGTCTAACACTAAAGCCTGGAGTTGGGGTGAAGGACCTTGAGGGACTTGCCTCAGCCCCAATAATCTCAGGGAGCCGGGCAGATGGAGGAAAGGGAGACCCTTTGAGCCCTGGGAGGCAGCAGAGAG GCCGCTTGAGTTGCCAGACGACACCTGCTGGAAAGGCTTCCAGG GGTGATCCAGAGCCCCCAGACCACTGCCTGTTTTCTTCAGTGCCTGAAGCTTCAACTCAGAGTCTCCTCCCCTCTCAgagccaaaagcagtctacaacTCAGCCTCtgctttccacctcctcttctgagaTACCCCTTCCTGAGAGTCTTCACACAAAGCCTAATGTCAGGCCACGGCGGTCCTCCAGGATGACCCCCTCCCCACATTCCTCTGCTGCCCTTAAGCCTTATACTACCTGCCCCACAAACCAGCCTGCTGCCTCTAGACCAACATCTCGACCCACTCGGGGCAGGGCAAATAGGTCCTCTACCAGGACCCCAGAACTGACTGTCCCTGCAGACCCCGAACTCCAGCCTTCCACCTCCACAGCACAGCCTGTCATCCCAAAACTTACATCCCAGGTCACTGAGGGCAGGGTACATTCCTCTGTTAAGATGCCTGAACCAGTTCTCACAGGTCCCGAAATCCAGTCTCCCACCTCCACAGAACAGTCTGTCACCCCAGACCTCAAACCTCGGGCCACTCGGGGCAGGCAAAGTAAATCTCTCAACAAGACCCCAGAACCACTTATTTCTACTGGCCCTGAACTCCAACCTCCCACCTCCATAGAACAACCTGTCATACCTAAACCCACTTCCCGGGTCACTCGGGGCAGACCACGTAAGACTTCTGTCAGAACCCCAGAATCAGTTGTCTCCACTGGCCCTGAACTTCAGCCTCTCACCTCCATAGAACAGCCCGTTATCCCTGAACCTAGGGCCACTCGGGGTAGACCAAGTAAGTCTTCTATCAAGACCCCAGAACCAGTTGTCCCCACTGGTCCCGAGCTGCAGCCTCTTACCTCTGCAAAACAGCCTGTCACCCCTAACCTCACATCTCGGGCCTCTCGGGGTAGATCAAGTAAGTCTACCAGGACCCCAGAACCAATTGTCCAAACTGGTCCTGaattccatccatccacctccacAGAACAGCCTGATACCCATGAGCCCTCATCTCAGGGTAGGACACGTAGGTCTTCTGTCAGGACTCCTGAATCGAGTGTCCCCACAACCCCTGAACTCCAGCCTTTCACTTCTAAAAAACAGCCTACCCCTAAGCCTACAGCTCTGGTCACTCGAGGAAGGACATATAAACCCTCCACTGAAGATTGTGAATCAGTTGGGCCAGTGGCCCCTGATTTTGAGCCTTCCACCTCTATAGACCATCTTGTCACCCCTAAGGTCACAGGTCAGAGCTTAACACAGTCTTCACCCCTAAGTGCTTCCCCAGTTTCCAGTACCCCTGATCTCAAGCCTCCTGTCCCCATAGCCCAGCCTGTTACCCCGGAGCCCATTCCACAAGCCAATCACCAAAGGAAACGAAGGGCTACTGGGAAGCAGGGTTCCCGCACAGTCCCTATGGGTCATAAGTCTTACTCTGCCCTCTCTGAACCTGAGCCCCAATCTTCAGCCAGCCAAAGCTCAGGAGCATCAGAAGCAG ACTCACCCCGTCAAAAACGTCCCCGAAGACAAGCCTCCCAGAAAACCATAGTCATCAAGGAAGAACCTGTAGAAACAGAAGTGAAGGAAGAG cctcaggagacagcaattCCAAcaccagaaaagagaaagagggaccATGCAGAAGAAGAGTCCCAGGGAAAACCAACTCGAAGCCGGCGAACTAAACCTAACCAAGAAACAGCCCCTAAG gtATTGTTCACAGGAGTCGTGGATTCTCGTGGCGAGCGTGCAGTGCTGGCTCTGGGAGGCAGTCTGGCCAGCTCAGTAAATGAGGCCTCCCACTTGGTTACTGATCGCATCCGCAGGACAGTCAAGTTCTTGTGTGCCCTGGGGAAGGGAATTCCCATCCTGTCCCTGAACTGGCTGTACCAG TCCCGAAAGGCTGGCTGCTTCTTGCCACCTGATGACTACTTAGTGACTGATCCTGAACAAGAGAAGAACTTTAGCTTCAGCCTTCGGGATTCCCTGTGCCGGGCTCGAGAACGAAGACTGCTGGAG GACTATGAGATTCATGTGACCCCTGGTGTGCAGCCGCCCCCCCCTCAGATGGGAGAGATCATCAGTTGCTGTGGAGGCACTTTCCTGCCCAACATGCCTCACTCTTATAAG cttcACCGAGTTATCATAACTTGCACTGAAGACCTACCACGCTGTGCTATTCCATCCCGCCTGGGGctacccctcctctctcctgagttcctcCTGACTGGAGTGCTGAAGCAGGAAGCCACACCAGAGGCCTTTGTCTTCTCCAATTTGGAAATGTCATCTACCTAA
- the Mdc1 gene encoding mediator of DNA damage checkpoint protein 1 isoform X3: protein MESTQVIDWDAEEEEETELSSGSLGYSVEPIGQLRLFSGTHGPERDFPLYLGKNVVGRSPDCSVALPFPSISKQHAVIEISAWNKAPILQDCGSLNGTQIVKPPRVLPPGVSHRLRDQELILFADFPCQYHRLDVPPPLVPRSLLTIEKTPRIRIGSQNSRVLLAEDSEEEGDFPSGRCVANGPRNTASPSATVVPESDEEVSSPAPSVPGPSSPFGLGSDTDEEQGQQPGVEESSLADSSGAAGEAEQPGANGMTAGIQAQPTEHKLKDTKVKKEAGRAGVSDGSVLEKSPTLGEDSDTEVDEEHKPGFVDSETDVEEERIPVTPSVAPVKKKQVLLAVGIGDPGAPGVAHLQDSLAGSGTDVEDKTALDVPLERNHTPMVINSDTDEEEEEEVSAALTLAHLKERGIALWSRDPGAEEVKSQPQVLVERSQSASGRDSDTDVEEESSGQKRKIVPDSPMDVDEALTVTQPESQPPRRPNDADEYMDMSSPDSHLVVNQASFAVVGKTRAQVEEEVPGPSVILGEKHQVPLEGAQPPEEAWETAVQEGSSSPEAAASVRPSQQPVAEDAGTECATAFSEQESTLEVGAQSGSPAAPVEQVVIYTDTSGNPTLPQREGAQTPTGREREAHVGRTKHAKECCDEPEDVCLPATQCFVEGESQHPEAVQSLENEPTQLFPCTLPQEPGPSHLSPPTPGADTLDVPWEVLATQPFCLREQSETSEPQLIDTHEAHGSRPSLPREPPGHQHLVHTSPVHTELLRIEGREIQTVEKAMGRLSCQTTPAGKASRGDPEPPDHCLFSSVPEASTQSLLPSQSQKQSTTQPLLSTSSSEIPLPESLHTKPNVRPRRSSRMTPSPHSSAALKPYTTCPTNQPAASRPTSRPTRGRANRSSTRTPELTVPADPELQPSTSTAQPVIPKLTSQVTEGRVHSSVKMPEPVLTGPEIQSPTSTEQSVTPDLKPRATRGRQSKSLNKTPEPLISTGPELQPPTSIEQPVIPKPTSRVTRGRPRKTSVRTPESVVSTGPELQPLTSIEQPVIPEPRATRGRPSKSSIKTPEPVVPTGPELQPLTSAKQPVTPNLTSRASRGRSSKSTRTPEPIVQTGPEFHPSTSTEQPDTHEPSSQGRTRRSSVRTPESSVPTTPELQPFTSKKQPTPKPTALVTRGRTYKPSTEDCESVGPVAPDFEPSTSIDHLVTPKVTGQSLTQSSPLSASPVSSTPDLKPPVPIAQPVTPEPIPQANHQRKRRATGKQGSRTVPMGHKSYSALSEPEPQSSASQSSGASEADSPRQKRPRRQASQKTIVIKEEPVETEVKEEPQETAIPTPEKRKRDHAEEESQGKPTRSRRTKPNQETAPKVLFTGVVDSRGERAVLALGGSLASSVNEASHLVTDRIRRTVKFLCALGKGIPILSLNWLYQSRKAGCFLPPDDYLVTDPEQEKNFSFSLRDSLCRARERRLLEDYEIHVTPGVQPPPPQMGEIISCCGGTFLPNMPHSYKLHRVIITCTEDLPRCAIPSRLGLPLLSPEFLLTGVLKQEATPEAFVFSNLEMSST, encoded by the exons ATGGAAAGCACCCAGGTGATTGACTGGGAtgctgaagaagaggaagagacagaactATCCAGTGGCTCCTTGGGGTATAGTGTGGAGCCTATAGGGCAGCTACGTCTCTTCAGTGGTACTCATGGACCAGAAAGAG ATTTCCCCCTCTACCTTGGCAAGAATGTCGTTGGTCGAAGCCCTGACTGCTCTGTGGCCCTGCCTTTTCCATCCATCTCCAAACAGCATGCAGTAATTGAAATCTCTGCTTGGAACAAAGCCCCTATTCTCCAGGATTGTGGGAGCCTCAATGGCACTCAAATCGTAAAACCTCCTAGGGTCCTACCTCCTGGAGTGAGCCATCGTCTGAGGGACCAGGAATTAATTCTGTTTGCAGATTTTCCCTGCCAATACCATCGCCTAGATGTCCCACCACCCTTGGTCCCTCGGAGTCTTCTAACTATAGAGAAAACCCCCAGGATACGGATAGGATCCCAAAATTCCAGAGTTTTGTTGGCTGAGGATTCAGAGGAAGAAGGGG ATTTTCCTTCTGGAAGGTGTGTGGCGAATGGACCAAGGAATACAGCATCCCCTTCAGCAACAGTAGTTCCAGAAAG tgATGAAGAGGTCTCTTCTCCGGCCCCAAGTGTCCCCGGGCCATCTTCACCCTTTGGTTTGGGTAGTGACACCGATGAAGAACAAGGTCAGCAACCAGGAGTCGAGGAGTCCTCTTTAGCTGACAGCAGTGGTGCTGCAGGGGAGGCTGAGCAGCCTGGAGCTAACGGAATGACAGCTGGCATACAGGCTCAGCCCACTGAGCACAAGTTGAAGGACACAAAAGTCaagaaggaggcaggcagggcaggggtCTCAGATGGGTCAGTTCTGGAGAAGAGCCCCACTCTTGGGGAGGACAgtgacacagaagtggatgaagAACACAAACCTGGGTTTGTGGACAGTGAGACAGATGTGGAAGAAGAGAGGATCCCGGTGACCCCCTCTGTAGCCCCTGTGAAGAAAAAACAAGTGCTGCTTGCAGTTGGTATAGGAGATCCTGGAGCACCTGGTGTGGCACATCTGCAGGACAGCCTAGCTGGTAGTGGCACAGATGTGGAGGACAAGACTGCACTGGATGTTCCTCTAGAGAGAAACCACACACCCATGGTGATCAACAGTGAtacagatgaggaggaggaggaggaggtctcAGCAGCACTCACCTTGGCCCATCTGAAAGAGAGAGGAATTGCTTTGTGGAGTAGAGACCCAGGCGCAGAAGAGGTCAAGTCCCAACCACAGGTCCTTGTAGAACGAAGCCAGAGTGCCTCTGGGAGAGACAGTGACACGGATGTGGAGGAGGAATCCTCAGGGCAAAAGAGAAAGATTGTCCCAGACAGTCCCATGGATGTAGATGAGGCTCTTACTGTCACACAGCCAGAGAGCCAGCCTCCCCGTAGGCCCAATGATGCAGATGAGTACATGGATATGAGCTCCCCTGACAGCCATCTAGTGGTAAATCAGGCCTCCTTTGCTGTGGTAGGCAAGACCAGAGCACAAGTGGAGGAGGAAGTCCCAGGGCCATCTGTTATCCTGGGGGAGAAGCACCAGGTGCCTCTAGAGGGAGCCCAGCCTCCTGAGGAAGCCTGGGAAACAGCTGTACAGGAAGGCTCATCCTCACCAGAGGCAGCAGCCTCTGTAAGGCCTAGCCAGCAGCCAGTAGCAGAAGATGCTGGGACAGAGTGTGCTACAGCTTTTTCTGAGCAGGAAAGTACTCTTGAGGTGGGGGCCCAAAGCGGGTCACCTGCAGCACCAGTGGAGCAAGTGGTGATATATACAGATACTTCAGGGAATCCCACCCTGCCACAGAGAGAGGGAGCCCAAACCcccacaggaagggagagagaagcacaTGTGGGCAGAACCAAGCATGCCAAAGAGTGTTGTGATG AACCTGAAGATGTGTGCCTTCCAGCTACCCAGTGCTTTGTAGAAGGGGAGAGCCAGCACCCAGAAG CAGTCCAGAGTTTGGAAAATGAGCCTACCCAGCTCTTCCCATGTACTCTTCCACAAGAGCCAGGACCTTCCCATCTCAGCCCTCCGACTCCAG GTGCAGATACCTTGGATGTGCCTTGGGAAGTCTTGGCTACACAGCCGTTCTGTCTAAGAGAACAGTCAGAGACTTCTGAGCCCCAGCTCATTGATACCCATGAAGCTCATGGATCTCGACCATCTCTGCCTAGGGAACCACCAGGACACCAACATCTGGTTCATACCAGCCCAGTTCACACAGAGCTGTTGAGAATTGAAGGCAGAGAGATACAGACTGTGGAGAAAGCCATGG GCCGCTTGAGTTGCCAGACGACACCTGCTGGAAAGGCTTCCAGG GGTGATCCAGAGCCCCCAGACCACTGCCTGTTTTCTTCAGTGCCTGAAGCTTCAACTCAGAGTCTCCTCCCCTCTCAgagccaaaagcagtctacaacTCAGCCTCtgctttccacctcctcttctgagaTACCCCTTCCTGAGAGTCTTCACACAAAGCCTAATGTCAGGCCACGGCGGTCCTCCAGGATGACCCCCTCCCCACATTCCTCTGCTGCCCTTAAGCCTTATACTACCTGCCCCACAAACCAGCCTGCTGCCTCTAGACCAACATCTCGACCCACTCGGGGCAGGGCAAATAGGTCCTCTACCAGGACCCCAGAACTGACTGTCCCTGCAGACCCCGAACTCCAGCCTTCCACCTCCACAGCACAGCCTGTCATCCCAAAACTTACATCCCAGGTCACTGAGGGCAGGGTACATTCCTCTGTTAAGATGCCTGAACCAGTTCTCACAGGTCCCGAAATCCAGTCTCCCACCTCCACAGAACAGTCTGTCACCCCAGACCTCAAACCTCGGGCCACTCGGGGCAGGCAAAGTAAATCTCTCAACAAGACCCCAGAACCACTTATTTCTACTGGCCCTGAACTCCAACCTCCCACCTCCATAGAACAACCTGTCATACCTAAACCCACTTCCCGGGTCACTCGGGGCAGACCACGTAAGACTTCTGTCAGAACCCCAGAATCAGTTGTCTCCACTGGCCCTGAACTTCAGCCTCTCACCTCCATAGAACAGCCCGTTATCCCTGAACCTAGGGCCACTCGGGGTAGACCAAGTAAGTCTTCTATCAAGACCCCAGAACCAGTTGTCCCCACTGGTCCCGAGCTGCAGCCTCTTACCTCTGCAAAACAGCCTGTCACCCCTAACCTCACATCTCGGGCCTCTCGGGGTAGATCAAGTAAGTCTACCAGGACCCCAGAACCAATTGTCCAAACTGGTCCTGaattccatccatccacctccacAGAACAGCCTGATACCCATGAGCCCTCATCTCAGGGTAGGACACGTAGGTCTTCTGTCAGGACTCCTGAATCGAGTGTCCCCACAACCCCTGAACTCCAGCCTTTCACTTCTAAAAAACAGCCTACCCCTAAGCCTACAGCTCTGGTCACTCGAGGAAGGACATATAAACCCTCCACTGAAGATTGTGAATCAGTTGGGCCAGTGGCCCCTGATTTTGAGCCTTCCACCTCTATAGACCATCTTGTCACCCCTAAGGTCACAGGTCAGAGCTTAACACAGTCTTCACCCCTAAGTGCTTCCCCAGTTTCCAGTACCCCTGATCTCAAGCCTCCTGTCCCCATAGCCCAGCCTGTTACCCCGGAGCCCATTCCACAAGCCAATCACCAAAGGAAACGAAGGGCTACTGGGAAGCAGGGTTCCCGCACAGTCCCTATGGGTCATAAGTCTTACTCTGCCCTCTCTGAACCTGAGCCCCAATCTTCAGCCAGCCAAAGCTCAGGAGCATCAGAAGCAG ACTCACCCCGTCAAAAACGTCCCCGAAGACAAGCCTCCCAGAAAACCATAGTCATCAAGGAAGAACCTGTAGAAACAGAAGTGAAGGAAGAG cctcaggagacagcaattCCAAcaccagaaaagagaaagagggaccATGCAGAAGAAGAGTCCCAGGGAAAACCAACTCGAAGCCGGCGAACTAAACCTAACCAAGAAACAGCCCCTAAG gtATTGTTCACAGGAGTCGTGGATTCTCGTGGCGAGCGTGCAGTGCTGGCTCTGGGAGGCAGTCTGGCCAGCTCAGTAAATGAGGCCTCCCACTTGGTTACTGATCGCATCCGCAGGACAGTCAAGTTCTTGTGTGCCCTGGGGAAGGGAATTCCCATCCTGTCCCTGAACTGGCTGTACCAG TCCCGAAAGGCTGGCTGCTTCTTGCCACCTGATGACTACTTAGTGACTGATCCTGAACAAGAGAAGAACTTTAGCTTCAGCCTTCGGGATTCCCTGTGCCGGGCTCGAGAACGAAGACTGCTGGAG GACTATGAGATTCATGTGACCCCTGGTGTGCAGCCGCCCCCCCCTCAGATGGGAGAGATCATCAGTTGCTGTGGAGGCACTTTCCTGCCCAACATGCCTCACTCTTATAAG cttcACCGAGTTATCATAACTTGCACTGAAGACCTACCACGCTGTGCTATTCCATCCCGCCTGGGGctacccctcctctctcctgagttcctcCTGACTGGAGTGCTGAAGCAGGAAGCCACACCAGAGGCCTTTGTCTTCTCCAATTTGGAAATGTCATCTACCTAA